In Flammeovirgaceae bacterium, the sequence CCTAATCCGTACACTGTCTTAATATAGTCTTGACACCCAGCATCATTTAATTTCTTTTTCAGATTCTTAATGTGGGAATAAATGAAATCAAACTTATTCAATAGCTCAGCGTCATCCCCTGAAAGGTGTTCTGCGATGGCATTTTTCGATAACACCCTGTTTTTGTTAGAGAGCAAGAAAATTAAAAGGTCAAACTCCTTCCGCGTCAATTCAACTTCGTTATTATTAACACTGACACTTTTGGCAAGTAAGTCAACCGTTATTTCACTGAAGGTGATTTTATTGTTGCCGTCAAAACGTTTTCTTCGAATTATGGATGATACACGAGCACTAAGCTCCGGAAGGTAAAAAGGCTTGGTCAAATAGTCATCCGCACCTAAATTCAACCCTTTGATCCTGTCATCAAATGAGTCTTTGGCACTGACAATAATCACGCCATCGCTTTTATTATACTCTTTGAGTTTTTCAAGGATCTTTAAGCCGTTACCGTCCGGCAAGGTGATGTCAAGAAGCACGCAGTCGTAATCGAACATGATGACTCTCTCTAACGCATCACTAGCCGTACTGGCAACTTCGCAAACGTAGCCCTCCTGGCGAAGAAATTCCTTCACGCTCTTTGCTAATTGCTTTTCGTCCTCAATAATTAAAATCTTCATGCTTTGCTCTAATTAATTAGCTGCATTTTACACTTGTGCTCAAATCAAGCCAAAGATTTTGGAGGAATTCTGAAGTCCAAAGATTTAACGGGACGTTAATAACTCCGTACTAACAAAGCTCTCTTAATCCACACTTACTAACGAATCCGGACACGGTAAGTCTGTGTACACCTAAGATTCTTCCAATGGCACTGTAGGATACTTTCTTATCCAGCAATTCTTTGATCTTCCTTTCTTGCCCTGTCAATTTTGTCTTGGCTGACTTTCTTCCGACAGGTCGGCCTAAAATGACGCCTTCAGCTTTTTTTCTGGCTAATGCCTCTTTGGTTCGTTGAGAAATTAGGTTGCGCTCTATTTCAGCAGAAAGACCAAACGCAAAGGCAAGAACTTTAGAGTTGATGTCGCTTCCTAAACGATAATTGTCCTTAATAGTCCAAACTTGTATCTCTCGATTCATGCACTCGTTTAGAATAGCCATTATCATTAGCAAATTCCTTCCAAGTCTGGACAACTCAGAGCAAATTAGGACATCATCCTTTTTCATTCGTTTTAGGAGTTTGCCAATTTTTCGCTCGTTGATATTCTTTGCGCCAGAGATAGTTTCTTCAATCCATTTATCGACAACCAAGACATTTTTTTCACAGAATTGATTGACTTCGTAGCGTTGGTTTTCAACAGACTGTTTGTCGGTGCTTACACGAATGTAGCCGTAGATCATAGGGGTTCAAGGTTTAAATTAATTAATGAGAAGTGTATAATTTAAACCAAAACTGTCTATAGAAAATATAGCCATTTTTTTATGCACTTAAACTAGCGTTTTTATTAGACAACATGGCGGTTTTACCACCTTCTCTACCAGCCAAAGCTGGGCAATCTTATCAAGCATTGAGCAACGAATTAAGGACAAAATTGAGTTGGCAGGCGTGCCGCTAAGGGATTGGGATATTCAAATATTTCGAGGTGTATTAACTGGCTACAATGATGCATTTGTCATCAATCGGGAAAAAAAGGAAGAGCTAATCAAGG encodes:
- a CDS encoding master DNA invertase Mpi family serine-type recombinase, encoding MIYGYIRVSTDKQSVENQRYEVNQFCEKNVLVVDKWIEETISGAKNINERKIGKLLKRMKKDDVLICSELSRLGRNLLMIMAILNECMNREIQVWTIKDNYRLGSDINSKVLAFAFGLSAEIERNLISQRTKEALARKKAEGVILGRPVGRKSAKTKLTGQERKIKELLDKKVSYSAIGRILGVHRLTVSGFVSKCGLRELC
- a CDS encoding response regulator transcription factor, whose translation is MKILIIEDEKQLAKSVKEFLRQEGYVCEVASTASDALERVIMFDYDCVLLDITLPDGNGLKILEKLKEYNKSDGVIIVSAKDSFDDRIKGLNLGADDYLTKPFYLPELSARVSSIIRRKRFDGNNKITFSEITVDLLAKSVSVNNNEVELTRKEFDLLIFLLSNKNRVLSKNAIAEHLSGDDAELLNKFDFIYSHIKNLKKKLNDAGCQDYIKTVYGLGYKFTA